In Fusarium oxysporum f. sp. lycopersici 4287 chromosome 11, whole genome shotgun sequence, the following are encoded in one genomic region:
- a CDS encoding hypothetical protein (At least one base has a quality score < 10) — protein MFATLVPFCFSTIFVSLTFTKLVHLSIHAKTISPGAFVLFLPSLLLPDVLVIILSRLALRQQKGLFSVGACVLGCIFSFILLGASASQLGFFYSTGNEVKWSEALSYAGDKDGMKILLSGLNSVLAAGALIVVVAWVAKWFLYRAVGSLIATVGMPVVHAWQWFRHRNGRSPQSLAYDSDSELDEDPEVAKEGARLIPDTHEESRTRPRTWIILALISVFLFLTTTLRPAAPYTMMSMTLPAAMLEMFKSPAKLCNNVEGGWPLPDLITPDNWEEPNGRFPGWTPGNDGDAARKYRDTVPEWLPSDIPAGFSKWLSKPNKTADEEPAASPSNACEVPKADGNFYNPVLDPLKISNLDTDIIDVIRDTLKGGDVKIKHVALIMMESYREELFPLQQGSNYHKLMVKSHKGEDIDEINEKLSRMSPVAERLTGKSGNWKRKDGSDFEHVAIPQWNDTAQEGYGGINVVGGFTTSSLSFKSMAAIHCGAWSMPVDGFEESETDAYQACIPQVFNLFNKLKDDKKSKDFLEQQWYPAFFQSITDGYDRQDKFDDKIGFEHIVTRGRLEDDRKNGEELEEINYFGFPETTLKGHIEDYLKEVKEKGKRMFFSHFTSTTHHPWGVPKSFEKTDFLNTEGKMGWHSEFNDYLNAMRFTDAWLGELLQTFDDHGLTNETLVVFVGDHGQAFKEDQKSKTGTYENGHVSNFRVPITFRHPHIPRVQYNANATSLSILPTILDLLINTGSLNEKDQNAAEDLIHDYEGQSLIRPYKATHNGRRAWNFGIINGGASMLSMTSADAPWRIVIPLDDSTQYRFTDLKNDPLEKKPLEKWTLEQLTYAVRNKFGEEASKWAAEADAVSKWWGPERKRLWGYNPSHKED, from the exons ATGTTTGCGACACTCGTTCCCTTTTGTTTTTCGACGATATTTGTTTCATTGACGTTTACTAAACTGGTCCACCTTTCTATCCACGCCAAGACAATCTCTCCCGGCGCTTTCGTCCTTTTTCTGCCCTCGCTTTTACTTCCTGATGTTTTAGTCATTATCCTGTCGCGCCTGGCGCTGCGGCAGCAGAAGGGCCTTTTCTCTGTTGGAGCTTGTGTTTTGGGGTGCATATTCTC ATTTATTCTTCTCGGCGCATCGGCTTCACAACTGGGCTTCTTTTATTCGACGGGCAATGAGGTTAAATGGTCAGAGGCGTTGAGCTATGCTGGCGATAAAGATGGGATGAAAATCCTTCTTAGTGGGCTTAACTCTGTCCTTGCGGCGGGAGctctcatcgtcgtcgtggCTTGGGTTGCGAAGTGGTTTCTCTACAGGGCCGTCGGTTCATTAATTGCAACGGTTGGAATGCCTGTTGTACATG CCTGGCAGTGGTTCCGACACAGAAACGGTCGATCCCCTCAGTCACTAGCTTATGACTCCGACAGCGAACTCGACGAAGACCCCGAGGTCGCCAAAGAAGGCGCACGACTCATCCCCGATACTCACGAAGAATCTCGAACGAGGCCTCGAACATGGATTATTCTCGCCCTCATTTctgtcttcctcttcctcacgACGACTCTCCGACCTGCCGCTCCATACACCATGATGTCCATGACACTCCCCGCCGCCATGCTGGAAATGTTCAAGTCTCCGGCCAAGCTGTGTAACAATGTCGAAGGCGGATGGCCTCTCCCTGATCTCATCACTCCCGATAATTGGGAGGAGCCCAATGGACGTTTCCCCGGTTGGACACCCGGTAACGACGGTGATGCTGCGCGAAAGTACCGAGACACGGTCCCTGAATGGCTACCCAGCGACATCCCCGCGGGCTTCTCCAAGTGGCTTTCCAAGCCAAACAAGACCGCGGATGAGGAGCCTGCAGCAAGCCCTAGCAATGCATGCGAAGTCCCCAAAGCCGACGGTAACTTTTACAACCCCGTTCTCGACCCTCTCAAGATCTCCAACCTCGACACCGACATCATTGACGTTATCCGCGACACTCTCAAGGGCGGCGACGTCAAGATCAAACACGTGGCACTAATCATGATGGAGAGCTATCGCGAGGAACTCTTCCCTCTGCAGCAGGGCTCCAACTATCACAAGCTCATGGTCAAGTCGCACAAGGGCGAAGACATCGACGAGATCAACGAGAAGCTTTCTCGCATGAGCCCCGTCGCCGAGAGACTCACCGGCAAGTCAGGAAACTGGAAGAGAAAGGATGGCTCGGATTTTGAACACGTGGCTATCCCGCAGTGGAACGATACAGCGCAGGAGGGGTACGGAGGTATCAACGTTGTCGGCGGTTTCACAACGTCTTCGTTGTCGTTCAAGAGCATGGCTGCTATCCACTGTGGCGCTTGGTCCATGCCTGTCGATGGCTTTGAGGAGTCTGAGACGGATGCGTACCAGGCTTGTATTCCTCAGGTCTTTAATCTCTttaacaagctcaaggatgatAAGAAGTCGAAGGATTTCTTGGAGCAGCAGTGGTATCCTGCTTTCTTCCAGTCTATCACAGATGGTTATGATCGTCAGGATAAGTTCGACGACAAAATTGGCTTTGAGCATATCGTTACACGAGGCCGTCTCGAAGATGATCGCAAGAACGGCGAGGAACTCGAGGAGATCAACTACTTCGGTTTCCCTGAGACGACGCTTAAGGGGCACATTGAGGATTACCTAaaggaggtcaaggagaagggcaagcGCATGTTCTTCTCTCACTTCACCAGCACCACTCATCATCCCTGGGGCGTACCAAAATCATTCGAGAAGACCGACTTTCTCAACACCGAGGGCAAGATGGGCTGGCACTCGGAGTTCAACGACTATCTCAACGCGATGCGATTCACCGACGCCTGGCTAGGCGAGTTGCTTCAGACATTTGATGACCACGGTCTTACAAACGAGACATTGGTTGTATTTGTTGGCGATCACGGACAGGCTTTCAAGGAGGATCAAAAGTCCAAGACTGGAACCTACGAGAACGGCCACGTTAGCAACTTCCGAGTCCCCATCACATTCCGCCATCCTCACATCCCCCGCGTTCAATACAACGCCAACGCAACATCCCTCTCCATCCTCCCCACCATCCTCgaccttctcatcaataCGGGCTCCCTCAACGAAAAAGACCAAAACGCCGCTGAGGACCTTATCCACGATTACGAGGGCCAGTCCCTCATCCGCCCTTACAAAGCTACCCACAACGGCCGCCGCGCCTGGAACTTTGGGATCATTAATGGAGGAGCTAGCATGTTATCAATGACATCTGCAGATGCACCGTGGCGCATTGTCATCCCGCTCGATGACTCTACACAATATAGATTCACAGATCTCAAGAACGATCCGTTAGAGAAGAAGCCGCTTGAGAAGTGGACGCTTGAGCAGTTGACGTATGCTGTTCGGAATAAATTTGGGGAGGAGGCTTCCAAGTGGGCTGCTGAGGCGGACGCTGTGTCCAAGTGGTGGGGACCTGAGAGGAAGAGATTATGGGGATATAATCCTTCGCATAAGGAAGATTGA